The Streptococcus oralis genome segment CTTGATATGCTCCTCATCATGGGCGTTCAAGCGACGGAACCAGCCCTTTCGAGGATAGCGACCCGACTTGACAAATTCATAAACTGTACTTGGAAAGCCAGCATTAAAACTGGCTATCTGCTGGGGAAGATAAGCTATCCTTAGCTTTTTCCCATGAGTATTTGTCTTTGAGATGGTTACCTTGCCAAATCTTGGCTGCAAGATGCCTAGACTCGCCTTGATAAGCGTTGTCTTAGCAGCTCCATTTTCACCAGTCAGGGTGACAAACTCCCCACTATCAACACTGTAGTTGATGTGCTCGAGGACAGGTTCCTTGTCATAATAGAAAGACAAGTCCTCTACTGTAATATACCGCATTATTTGATTTCTCCTACTAAAGCAGTTAAAAACCGCTGGATGACTTCTTGTTCATTTGGAGTAAACTGATTTGCTACTTGTTCATAGGCTGAGAGCGTGTGCTCATGGTGGTGGTGGTGTTCCGCCGCTACTGGTCGAGCCAAATCAGTCAACTGATAAAAAATCACGCGCGCATCCTTTGGATCTCTGGATGTCTCTAACATCCCCTCTTTTACCAAAGACTTGATAGCCTTGGTCACTGCCGCCTGACTGACATTGAGGCGACGGGCCAACTCCGAGTTGGTTAGGGATTCTTCTGATAAGAGCATGAGGATGTGTTCCTGAGTATTGGTCAAGGCAACGTCACTCGTGCAATGCCCGATTAGAATTTCATGCTGGTTCTCAGATCTCAAGATCACCTCGTTTAAAAAGTTGTCGATTTCCTGTGCAAGCTGTCTCATGTGTTACTCCTTCCCTATCTATCTTTTTTGTAAAAAGCATAGATAGTCACCGATTCTTTACTGGTTAATTATATCACAAATCAAAAAAGAGTCAAGGGAGAACATGAGAGCACATTTCACACTTGAACTCTTTTTATTTGTTATTGGAAGTCTTTGATATTTCCATCATAGGTCGCCCAGTCCTTACTGAAGAAGCGGTCATTCATCTTATAGTCTGGAGCTGGTTTTGGATCCGTCAAGAAGGGATTCACAACCTTATCAAAAGCCAA includes the following:
- a CDS encoding metal ABC transporter ATP-binding protein, which codes for MRYITVEDLSFYYDKEPVLEHINYSVDSGEFVTLTGENGAAKTTLIKASLGILQPRFGKVTISKTNTHGKKLRIAYLPQQIASFNAGFPSTVYEFVKSGRYPRKGWFRRLNAHDEEHIKASLDSVGMWEHRDKRIGSLSGGQKQRAVIARMFASDPDIFVLDEPTTGMDAGSKNEFYELMHHSAHHHGKAVLMITHDPEEVKDYADRNIHLVRNQDSPWRCFNVHESDQEVDHA
- the adcR gene encoding zinc-dependent transcriptional regulator AdcR, coding for MRQLAQEIDNFLNEVILRSENQHEILIGHCTSDVALTNTQEHILMLLSEESLTNSELARRLNVSQAAVTKAIKSLVKEGMLETSRDPKDARVIFYQLTDLARPVAAEHHHHHEHTLSAYEQVANQFTPNEQEVIQRFLTALVGEIK